ttttccgttgttttctcccgactccgatgaccgattgagcctaaattttcacaggtttgttatttgatatagaagttgtggtacacaaagtgtgggccttggacaacactgtttaccgaaagggtccaatggcttttaaacaTTGAGTTAAAGCAGATATTCAGAAATAAAGTCATCGTGAAAACTATGTGTACGACTGCCTACTATATTGAAACTATGTTAGATGGCTTCGTAATGACAGTAGTGTACGATTTTGTTGTCTGCTAAACCGTGATTACTTTGTTTAATAATGTGATACGGATGGGATCCCccagttttgttttcatatgtTGGGATGTCTTCCTCGTCCCAAAAGAAATACTCCTGAGTCGCATTCATGCCTTGGACGGCCTGACACTGCTCCGAGTTATACGGGAACAGGTAGAAAGGATTCTGAGTAGGCAAGCTGATCGGCTGGGATACGTCACCATCGGTCATGCAGCAGTAGTCGATACGGGTATCCTGGTCGTACACTCCTATTGGTACGATGCCTTGCACATCGTTGTGGTTGTTGCTGTCTTCGTCATTCCAAAAGATGAAACCAGACGTCATCACTGTCAAAAGGAAATGAACAAACTCCTTTCTATCGTGACCTTTCTTAATAGAGAAAACTGGCATATCGGCTGTGAATAGATTAGGGGTACGGGAGGGATTTGTATTTTGTCCATGGACAAAATCGAATTCAAATTggacaaaataaatgttcattcTATAGTAagcaataaatgaaataaaaactcaTTTTTTAGAACtgtagttaactgtttattcacattccacttcagtttgacaaaataccactgcCAGATGACTTAAAAATAACAGTTAAACAGATAATAGTAATAAACATATGACGTCATCAGACGGAGAGAACTGCGCACAAAATAAGGAGATAGGAGAGTTCAGATTGTTTCACTTCTTCTAAAAACGTAAATCTTGTCAATCAATTTATACTGGGAACAACTTTTGGGGACGAGGATGCTTTATAAATGTAGATTCCTTAAAAAAGGGAGCAGTTGCCCCAGTTTTGTtcttttaccccccccccccggatcaTGGATAGGTCACGCCCATACGGATGATAACCAAGGTTTATAGTAGTGTTGGTTACCTGCGATACACCTATTGCAGAAATCAGACCAGACATGTATTAACTAAAATATGTTTAAGAAATCAAGCCTTACTTTTTGGACAGCTTGGTCCGTACTTGAACACACAGTATCTCCCCTGCGGCCAGTCACCCTCAGCCTCGTCCGTATGATCACGTGTCTTCATGCAGAAGTTCTGTGTCATGTCGTTTCTCTCATACGGTCCAAGGAGTTGGATACCAGTGGACCAGGCGTTAGATGATCCTCCATTTTCAGTGTCTTGCAAACGGGAACCAGTTTCCCAGATGACTCCAGAATTAGTTGGGCAACCACTTGTAGGCTTTGGTAAACCGTAAACACCAGAGGGCCATATTCTACGATCTGTcacaagagaagaaaaaaaacgaaacaaTCTCAACCGATTCAATGTATTCGTTGGAAAAAGACTCCCTAT
The sequence above is a segment of the Asterias amurensis chromosome 12, ASM3211899v1 genome. Coding sequences within it:
- the LOC139945422 gene encoding uncharacterized protein, coding for MAGCLSLALLFTLVIISVSNGTFDGLVKHTIEYTPFWCVVVDFVLTGNVYKNETFPRQKICKRACHTDPKCISINFQLRGGQCEFSSANHANSSGGLSEKNGWIYIYNSRKEPTCAGIRIEKRRGCKGKDRRIWPSGVYGLPKPTSGCPTNSGVIWETGSRLQDTENGGSSNAWSTGIQLLGPYERNDMTQNFCMKTRDHTDEAEGDWPQGRYCVFKYGPSCPKMMTSGFIFWNDEDSNNHNDVQGIVPIGVYDQDTRIDYCCMTDGDVSQPISLPTQNPFYLFPYNSEQCQAVQGMNATQEYFFWDEEDIPTYENKTGGSHPYHIIKQSNHGLADNKIVHYCHYEAI